A region of Paenibacillus sp. 37 DNA encodes the following proteins:
- the rsbW gene encoding anti-sigma B factor RsbW has translation MNAEVQRVTINLPATADYVDIVRLNLYGVASKMGFSYEDIEDMKVAVSEACNNSVLYAYSHEGGMVEVVFEVEGETLSITVKDEGASFENMNPAVSRAGLHDKELTEAQIGGLGFYLMQALMDDVSVESETGKGTKVVLVKRLARSEEKV, from the coding sequence ATGAATGCAGAAGTTCAAAGAGTCACCATTAATTTACCGGCGACAGCTGATTACGTTGATATTGTAAGACTTAATCTTTATGGAGTAGCATCCAAAATGGGATTTTCTTATGAAGACATTGAGGATATGAAAGTTGCTGTATCCGAGGCCTGTAACAACTCTGTACTGTATGCTTACTCACACGAAGGCGGCATGGTTGAAGTTGTATTCGAAGTCGAAGGCGAAACATTGTCCATTACTGTTAAGGACGAAGGTGCCAGCTTCGAGAACATGAATCCTGCTGTGTCACGTGCTGGTCTTCACGACAAAGAACTGACAGAAGCGCAGATTGGCGGACTTGGGTTCTACCTGATGCAAGCCTTGATGGACGATGTCAGTGTGGAAAGTGAGACGGGCAAAGGTACGAAAGTAGTACTCGTAAAACGTCTTGCAAGAAGTGAGGAGAAAGTATGA
- a CDS encoding sigma-70 family RNA polymerase sigma factor, whose product MNEKVTPPESMSEAIGLIWEYQQTQDNEIATVLIRKYEPMVKMAAGKIARNRPDLYEDLYQTGQMALIRLLKQYDINLGIPFEPYAMKSMIGHMKNYLRDKSWYIQVPRRIKEKGALVQHAIDELTVKLERSPGVNEIAEYLDLTAEETIEVLAGRECYHYVSLDSPLSQDDSAATLGELISADVNDYDSVEKRMDLQQALGQLKEQEQQVLILAFQDGQSQRAIAQKLGVSQMSVSRIQKRATEKLKQIMSNASML is encoded by the coding sequence ATGAATGAAAAAGTGACTCCCCCAGAGTCCATGTCTGAAGCTATAGGTTTGATCTGGGAATACCAGCAGACCCAAGATAATGAAATTGCAACAGTTCTCATCCGTAAATATGAACCGATGGTTAAGATGGCAGCAGGTAAAATTGCTCGGAATCGCCCCGATCTATACGAAGACTTGTATCAGACCGGGCAGATGGCCTTGATTCGTTTGCTTAAGCAATACGATATCAACCTGGGTATTCCGTTTGAACCTTATGCCATGAAGAGCATGATCGGTCATATGAAGAACTACTTGCGAGACAAATCCTGGTATATTCAGGTGCCCCGGAGGATTAAGGAAAAGGGAGCACTTGTGCAACATGCCATTGATGAGTTAACCGTGAAGCTGGAGCGCTCACCCGGTGTGAACGAAATTGCTGAATACCTTGATTTGACTGCAGAAGAGACGATTGAAGTCTTGGCTGGTCGGGAATGTTATCACTATGTGTCACTGGATTCTCCTTTATCTCAGGATGACAGTGCAGCTACATTGGGTGAACTGATCAGTGCGGATGTTAATGACTATGATTCGGTCGAAAAACGGATGGACTTGCAACAGGCATTGGGACAATTGAAGGAACAAGAGCAGCAGGTACTTATTCTAGCCTTTCAGGATGGCCAATCTCAGCGGGCAATTGCCCAGAAGCTTGGTGTTTCACAGATGAGCGTATCTCGTATTCAGAAGCGAGCTACAGAGAAATTGAAACAGATCATGTCTAATGCTTCAATGTTATGA
- a CDS encoding magnesium transporter CorA family protein, translated as MSAGVDKVIVNQIKLEARRDKLSCSNNWQWWDWVAPDTDSMNDALEELTEAFPDMRYWLCKIPEVESNYLSVRFVNGKEPVIFGSLLYAIKNERDDKRKDNQMFFYVDRNNLVTLNMDDNTRGIMKTDERAHMLQQCSEARDGMFVLFRAILHYYHVGMDHFEMNLRDLERKMESRNARTLMDQILAARFELLYWSNLFIPYSELMAASHEAYLDEINENRYFKQLQHRVERMERLFSHYEKEIDTLISIDNAISGVRGNEIMKTLTIVTAVFIPATAAGAIWGMNFENLPFIDKSWGVVLVLVVIILSMISMYVWLMMKGWTGDLLKVKSSQPSAEEIEKKGATEKRKG; from the coding sequence ATGAGTGCAGGAGTGGATAAAGTGATTGTGAACCAAATCAAGTTGGAAGCTCGCCGTGACAAGTTATCTTGCTCAAATAATTGGCAATGGTGGGATTGGGTTGCACCTGACACCGATAGTATGAACGATGCTTTGGAAGAGCTGACAGAGGCGTTTCCGGATATGCGGTATTGGCTTTGTAAAATTCCGGAAGTAGAATCGAATTATTTGTCCGTCCGTTTCGTGAATGGTAAAGAACCAGTCATATTTGGTTCATTGTTGTATGCGATCAAGAATGAGAGAGATGACAAAAGAAAAGATAATCAGATGTTCTTTTATGTCGATCGTAATAACCTGGTTACCTTGAATATGGATGACAATACACGAGGTATTATGAAGACGGATGAACGTGCCCATATGTTACAGCAATGTAGTGAGGCCAGGGACGGGATGTTTGTACTCTTTCGAGCTATACTGCATTACTACCATGTGGGAATGGATCATTTTGAGATGAACCTGCGTGATCTGGAACGGAAGATGGAATCTCGCAATGCACGCACCTTGATGGACCAGATTCTCGCCGCTCGATTTGAATTATTGTATTGGAGTAATCTGTTCATCCCTTACTCGGAACTGATGGCTGCTTCACATGAGGCTTACCTTGATGAAATAAATGAAAATCGATATTTCAAGCAGCTCCAACATCGAGTAGAGCGAATGGAACGTTTGTTTAGTCACTACGAGAAAGAGATTGATACGTTAATCTCCATTGATAATGCGATCTCCGGTGTACGTGGCAATGAGATCATGAAGACGTTGACCATTGTCACTGCTGTGTTCATACCCGCCACGGCAGCTGGTGCGATATGGGGGATGAACTTTGAGAACCTGCCCTTTATCGACAAATCATGGGGAGTTGTACTGGTCCTTGTTGTCATTATCTTAAGCATGATCAGCATGTATGTATGGCTGATGATGAAAGGCTGGACAGGAGATCTGCTCAAAGTGAAATCCTCACAGCCTTCAGCTGAAGAGATAGAGAAAAAAGGAGCTACGGAAAAACGTAAGGGATAG
- a CDS encoding STAS domain-containing protein: MNTNKNEKFNARTETQDGVCTVYLTGELDLSVAPDFRLVMEPLVDNKEQDLVINMKELKYIDSTGIGILLSVLKARHGMEARFEVQEVPAQIQKLFDMTGIAKFFVTQKNSQ, translated from the coding sequence ATGAATACAAACAAAAACGAAAAATTCAATGCAAGAACTGAAACACAGGACGGCGTGTGCACGGTGTATCTGACTGGCGAACTGGATTTGTCGGTTGCTCCTGACTTCCGCTTGGTGATGGAGCCGCTGGTGGATAACAAGGAACAGGATCTTGTGATCAACATGAAAGAATTGAAGTATATCGATAGTACAGGGATTGGTATCCTGTTATCTGTTCTGAAGGCCAGACATGGAATGGAAGCTCGCTTTGAAGTACAGGAAGTTCCTGCGCAAATCCAGAAACTTTTTGACATGACGGGCATCGCCAAATTCTTTGTCACACAGAAGAATTCCCAATAG